CTGGCGTCAAGAGCGCGTTCGCGGAATTGAGCGCATCGCTCGGCAGCATCAAGGCGGATCGGACCGAAGCAGAAATCACCGTAAGCCTGCTTCCGGTCATGGCGGCCCGCTGGCTGGTTCCGCGCCTTCCTCGTTTCAAGGCCCGGTTTCCGCGCATCAACCTGCACGTCAAGACGGCTCAGTCGCTGGCCAATTTCAAATCGGACGGCGTCGACATCGCCATCCGGTTCGGCATGGGCGATTGGAAAGGACTGCGGGCCATCAAGCTTCTCGATGAAGAATTCTTCCCGGTATGCAGTCCGGGCCTCAACGGCGGCCGTCTGCCGAAAGATCCTGCATCGATGTTGTCGGAGCCGCTGCTGATCGACCGCAACCTGTCGTGGCGCGCCTGGTTCAGGTCCGCCGGCTTGAAGCTTGATCGCGATATCGTGGGGACTTCCTTTACCGATACGAACGCGCTGATGGAGGCTGCCGTAGCAGGGCAAGGCATTGCGCTGGGGCGTCTGTCGGTCACGCGATCCGATCTGCTGGCGGGCAAACTGGTTCGCCTCTCCGAACACAGCTTGCGCGTTTCCTACTGCCACTATGTGGCTTACCCGGTCGCTTCAGAGTCCAACCCGGCCTTGGTGGCTTTCCGGGACTGGCTGATCGAAGAGGCCCGCCGTAGCTAGAAGGTTGTCCCTGGGCGGACGGTGCACTCGTCAATAAATCGCTCGCATGGATGGTTCACAAACCAACCACGCAGACCTACCATTGTTGGCGCAATTTTTGTCTTTGAGGCACCCTATCGGGGTCAGATGACCATGAGCCCAACAAGGAAGACGTGATCGTCGCGAGGAAAATTCAGGCCGCTGAGGCCGTTCAACCGGCGACCAGACGCATTCCGAGAAGAGCTGCATTTTCTGGTCGGATAACGAGGGAGGGAATTTATGAACATGTCATT
This genomic interval from Bradyrhizobium sp. NP1 contains the following:
- a CDS encoding LysR substrate-binding domain-containing protein, with protein sequence MFEVACRHGSYSEAARELHVTHSAVSQRIRQLEEELGLTLFERQGNRMALTSSGLKLQAGVKSAFAELSASLGSIKADRTEAEITVSLLPVMAARWLVPRLPRFKARFPRINLHVKTAQSLANFKSDGVDIAIRFGMGDWKGLRAIKLLDEEFFPVCSPGLNGGRLPKDPASMLSEPLLIDRNLSWRAWFRSAGLKLDRDIVGTSFTDTNALMEAAVAGQGIALGRLSVTRSDLLAGKLVRLSEHSLRVSYCHYVAYPVASESNPALVAFRDWLIEEARRS